GCAAGGCTGTCGTCGGCCAGATAGCGCGAAGCGGCGAGACGCGCGGCCACCGCCTCCGGGGAAGCCGCGACATCTACTGCGTTGACGCGGGTCATCTTGCGCTCAGCCCGCGGCCTGCGCCTTCAGCGCCCGCAGGATGCGTTCGGGCGTGATCGGCAAAGTGTCGATGCGCACGCCGACCGCGTCGAAGACGGCATTGGCGACCGCCGGGATCTGCGGGTTGGCGCACATCTCGCCCGGACCCTTGGCGCCGAACGGGCCGTCGGCGGAAGGACGCTCCAGCACGATGATCTCGGTTTCGGCGAGATCGCCGGGGCCAGGCATCAGATACTGGTTGAAGTCGGTGCCGCCATGGTCGCGGTTTGGATAATAGGGCTCGGTCGTCTCGTAGAGCGCGTGGCTGATGCCCATCCAGGAGCCGCCGACCAACTGCTGCTCGACCATCTTCGGGTTGAGGGCGCGGCCGATCTCGAAGACGTTCTTCACGTTAAGCACCGTCACCTCGCCGGTCTCGTCGTCGACCTCGACCTCGGCCACCGTGCAGGCATGGGCGTAGCAGGTGGAGGGCTTCATCGCGCCGGTTTCCTTCTCCGGATAGGAGCGCGGGATCAAGAACATGCCGCGGCCGGAGATCGAGCGGCCACGCTTGAAATGCGCCGACAAGGCGACGTCGAAGATCGAGATCGATCTTTGCGGGGCACCCTTGACCAAAATGTTGCCCTGGCCGTCGGTCTCGAGGTCCGAGGCATTCACCTCCAGCTCTTCCGCCGCCACTTCCAGCATCACCTGGCGGGCTTCCTTGGCCGCCTGGATGACGGCGTTGCCGGCGCGGTGCGTGCCGCGCGAAGCGAAGGTGCCCATGCAATGCGGGCCGGTGTCGGTGTCGGCGGTGTCGATGACGACGCGGTCGGTCGGCACGCCGATCGTCTCGGCGCAGATCTGCGCCATGATCTGCTTCATGCCCTGGCCGAGATCGACGCTGGAAAGCGTGACCATGAAATTGCCGGTCGGCGTCGAATGGACCAGCGCCTGGGTCGGGTCGCCGCCGAGATTCATGCCGGTCGGATAGTTGATCGCGGCGACGCCGCGTCCACGCCGGATCGCCATCTCACGCTCCCTTCCTGTAGGAGGACATCGCCATGTATTTTTCCGCCACCGGCCAGTTGGCGGCGCGCGAGGTTTCCTGCATGCATTCGATCAGCGCCGCGCCTTCGGTCGGCTGGCGATGCGCCTTCATGTCGCCGTCGCGATAGGCGTTGATGAAGCGGAACTCGAACGGATCCATGCCGATCAGCCGCGCCAGCTTATCCATCTGCACCTCCAGCGCGAAGTCGCCGATGGTGACGCCGAAGCCGCGCATGGCGGACGAAGGCGTGCGGTTGGTGTAGACGCAGTAGGTGTCGATCCAGACGTTGGGGATCGTGTAGGGCCCGGGATAGTGCGCGGCGCCCTTCTGCGCCCCGTAGGGCGAATGGCGCGAATAGGCGCCGGCATCGGTGTAGCCGATCACCTTGCGCGCGACGATGCGGCCGTCCTTCATCACGCCGTCCTTGATGACGACTTTTTCAGCCGCACGCGGCGAGGAGATCTGCATCTCCTCCTCGCGGCTGTAGATGAAGGAGACCGGCCGTCCGGTGAGCTTGGCGGCGAGGATGGCGATCGGCTCGACGATGACGTCGACCTTGCCGCCGAAGCCGCCGCCGACCGTGCCGCCGACGAAATGCAGCTTCGAGCCCGGCATCTGCAGGATGATCGAGGCATTGTCGAGGGTGAAGAACATCGCCTGGGTGTTGGTGTAGCAGGTGAAGCGGTCGTTGCCCTCGGGCGCCACCACGCAGCCGGTGGTCTCGGTCGGGGCGTGCTCGATCGGCGAGGACTGGTAGGTCTGCTCGAGAATGTGGTCGGCCTGGGCAAAGCCTGCCTCGACATCGCCGAAGCGCACCTTGCGGCACTCGCCGCTGTCATAGAGGTAGTAGTTCTGGCCGTGATATTCGTTGACGACCGGCGCGCCGGGCTTCAGCGCCTCCTCCATGTCGAACACGGCCGGCAGAACCTCGTAGTCGACCCTGACCTTGGCGGCGGCTTCCAGCGCCGCGCGTTCGGTCTCGGCCAGCACCGCCACCACGGCCTCGCCCTTCCAGCGCACCTTGCCGTCGGCAAGCACGGTCTCGTCCTCCGGGCCGATCTGGATCAGGATCAGGATGGTGTAAACATTGTGCGGCACGTCCCTGGCGGTCAGCACCCTCACCACGCCCGGATGCTTTTCCGCTTCCGATGTGTCGATCGAGCGGATGCGGGCATGGTGGTGCGGGCTGCGCACCATTTTCAGATGCAGCATGCCGGGGAAGTTGCGGTCGGCGAAATAGGCGGTCTTGCCGGTGACATGTCCTGGCGAGTCGAGGCGCGGCCGCGGCTGGCCGATCTCGTTGAGGCCGTCCTTGCGGACATCGGCAAAGTAGTCCTTGCGCAGTTCCATGATAGTGATCCTCAGGCGGCGTTCTGCGAGTTGGCGCGCGCGGCGGCCAGCACCGCCTGGATGATCGGCTCGTAGCCGGTGCAGCGGCAGATGTTGCCGGAGAGCGCCTCGACCACGTCCTCACGGCTGGGGTTGGGTGTATGGTCGAGCAGCACCTTGGCGGCAATGATCATGCCCGGCGTGCAGAAGCCGCATTGCGTGGCGAAGGCGTCGAGGAAAGCGCGCTGCAGCGGATGCAGCATGCCGCCTTCGGCAAGGCCGGCGGCGGTCTGGATGTCGGCGCCGCTGCAGGTTTCCGCCAGCATCAGGCAGGAAAGCCTCAATTCGCCGTCGATGATCACGGAGCAGGCGCCGCAGGTGCCTTGGTGGCAGCCGCCTTTCGGCGAGGTATCGCCGATCTTGTCGCGCAGCGCATGGAGCAGCGTCGTGCCGCTCTCGATGAATTCGGCCTTTTCGGAGCCGTTGAGCGTGAACTGAACCGGGACCTTCGCCATTTTTCCTCCTTGCGCGCCTGCCCGGATGACCGGACAGACGCGCGTCCCCCACGGACTTATTTTCGTGCTTGTCGTTGTCCCAAAACCGCTGCGCGCTTTTGGGCGACAAGCATTAGCTCAGCAACAGTCGCCCGAGATGGACCGGCAGAACCTCGGCGCGATACCAGGCGCTGGCGATCGGGTCGGTGATCGGTGTGATGCCTTCGCCCGCGGCAGCAAGCGCCGGCGCGATCTCTTCGGGCGTGAGCTTGCAACCGAGCAGCGCATTCTCAGCCGCCTTGGCGCGCATCGGCCGGTCCGCCATGCAGCCCAGCGCGATGCTTGCCGAGGCCACGGTGCCGTCGGCGGAGCGCTGCAGGAGCGCGGCAATGCTCAGCACCGAGATGCCCTTGGGTTTGACCCGCGACACTTTCAGGAAGCGGAAGCTCTCCGCCCTGGGCAAGGAGAACTCGACGGCGGCGACGATGGCGCGGCTGCGATCGCGGCCCGCCAGGAAGGTCTCGATCGGCATTTCGCCGTCCGCAGTGACAACCGCGGCGTCCAGCGCCAGCAGCGCTACGGCGAAATCGCCGTAGGGAGCGGGGGCAAACAGATTGCCGCCGACGGTCGCCATGTTGCGGATCGCCGGCCCGCCGACGGCGCGCGCGGCCGGCGCGAGCGCGGCAAGTTCCGGGTGGCGGGCGATCGCCGCCATGGTGACGGAGGCGCCGAGCTTTACCTTGCCGCCGGAAACGGCGATCCGCGCAAGATCGGGGTCGGCGACGCGCACAAGGTCGGAGACGGAAACGTCGCCCTCATTGGCGGCGCGAACCACCAGCGTGCCGCCGCCGAGATAACGGGTGCCGGACGCCTGCAGGGCCGTATTGGCGTCTTTCACCGTCGGAAAGGTCTGCAGCGCAAGCGACATGGCGCGCTCCCCGATTTAGCTGTTGCCGGCGAAATAGGCCTTCAGGGCATTGAAGCCGCCCTGGAAGACATTGGCGCCCATGCCTTCGGCCAGCTTGTCGGCTTCTTCCGGAGCAGCGTCGAAGCTCGCGGTCCATTCGGCATAGGTGCGGTTGCCATCGGTTACGCGCCGCAATTGCAGCGTTGCCTGGTGATTGGTGAGCGGCTGCGGCGTTTCGAGGATCGAGTAGCTGACCAGGAAATTCTCATCGGAGAAGTCGAGCAGCTTCTCGCGCAGCCGCGCGCCGCTGACCAATTGGAAGTTGCGCACGCAGCCGATCGTCGCGGGGTCCTTGCCGTCCTCGATATGGCTTTCCACCATGCGCGGGTGCCAGTTCGGCAGGCCGTTGAAGTCGCGGATGCGCGCCCAGACCTGTTCGACCGGCGCATCGATGACGCTGGAAATGGTGACTTTCGCCATATGCTCGTTCCCTTGCCAAGATGGGAAGAAGGCTAGGGCGGCCGGCCGGATTGCGCTTATCAACGCGTCTTGCGCGCCTATCAATCAGTCTGAAAAAATGGCGCGCTTCAGCGGCTCAGGACATCGCCCGGGCCGCTTCGCGATAAAGCGTCGGCGGCACGCCGACATGGTCGCGGAAGAAGCGTGAGAAATTGCCCTGCGTGGTGAAGCCGAGATTGCAGGCGACCGAGATCAGCGGTTCCTGCGACCACTGCAGCTGGCGCACGGCTTCCTCCATTCGCAGCGTGTTCCAGTAGACGTTCGGCGTCAAATTGGTCTGTTCCTTGAACAGCGCGAAGAAATGCGGTCTCGACAGGCCGACGCTGCGCGCCACGTCATCGAAGGAGATGCGCTCGCAGACATTGGCCTTCATCAGCTGGATCGCCTTGCGGACGCGGAAATCGAGCATCGTGTTGACGCGAGCCCGCGCTGCCTGGGGCGCCGAAGCATCGGCCGCATCGAGCACGCTGTCGATGAAGCGCTCGATCTCGTAGTTGGCGACATCGTCGATGCTTTCATTGTCGCTCAGATGATCGAGCAGGTTTGCCGCTGCTTGATGCAGCCACGGCTCCAGCGTGATTGCCGCCTGCGCGAACAGCGGCGCCGACGAGGGCAGATCACGGCGCCGGCGAGCCCAGTCGGGATCGATGTAGAAGGCGAGGAACAGGCCGGGCCTGCCGTCATGAGAAAGGGCGTGGCTGTGGGGCTGAAACGAGTTGATGCCGGCGGCGGTGGTCGGTCCGAGCCGCACCGTCTCGCGGCCGATCGTCATTTCGCCGGCGGTGCCTTCCAGCCAGATGATGAGATGCGCCTCGCCATGGGCATGGGTGACGAAGTCGTTGGCGACATTCAGGACAGAGACATGTCCGAACCGGCCCCAATAGAGCCTGATCGCGTCCGTCATGGGTATACTTCCTCCCGCAGGCGACTGGCCTCCCTTCGCCTGCCGGGGGATTTTGCGGCCGGCCTCCGGCCTGCGTCAAGGCGCGCCGGAACGACGGGTGCTTCGCATCGTCGGTCCCCGCCGATTTTCAGACTGAACGATATGAGCGTCCTCTTCTCCGCTTGTTGTGGGAGAAGGGAAAGTTGCGCCTTAGTCGCTGCGCCGGAAGTTGC
The window above is part of the Mesorhizobium sp. WSM4904 genome. Proteins encoded here:
- a CDS encoding SRPBCC family protein, which codes for MAKVTISSVIDAPVEQVWARIRDFNGLPNWHPRMVESHIEDGKDPATIGCVRNFQLVSGARLREKLLDFSDENFLVSYSILETPQPLTNHQATLQLRRVTDGNRTYAEWTASFDAAPEEADKLAEGMGANVFQGGFNALKAYFAGNS
- a CDS encoding (2Fe-2S)-binding protein; protein product: MAKVPVQFTLNGSEKAEFIESGTTLLHALRDKIGDTSPKGGCHQGTCGACSVIIDGELRLSCLMLAETCSGADIQTAAGLAEGGMLHPLQRAFLDAFATQCGFCTPGMIIAAKVLLDHTPNPSREDVVEALSGNICRCTGYEPIIQAVLAAARANSQNAA
- a CDS encoding molybdopterin cofactor-binding domain-containing protein — translated: MAIRRGRGVAAINYPTGMNLGGDPTQALVHSTPTGNFMVTLSSVDLGQGMKQIMAQICAETIGVPTDRVVIDTADTDTGPHCMGTFASRGTHRAGNAVIQAAKEARQVMLEVAAEELEVNASDLETDGQGNILVKGAPQRSISIFDVALSAHFKRGRSISGRGMFLIPRSYPEKETGAMKPSTCYAHACTVAEVEVDDETGEVTVLNVKNVFEIGRALNPKMVEQQLVGGSWMGISHALYETTEPYYPNRDHGGTDFNQYLMPGPGDLAETEIIVLERPSADGPFGAKGPGEMCANPQIPAVANAVFDAVGVRIDTLPITPERILRALKAQAAG
- a CDS encoding xanthine dehydrogenase family protein molybdopterin-binding subunit, yielding MELRKDYFADVRKDGLNEIGQPRPRLDSPGHVTGKTAYFADRNFPGMLHLKMVRSPHHHARIRSIDTSEAEKHPGVVRVLTARDVPHNVYTILILIQIGPEDETVLADGKVRWKGEAVVAVLAETERAALEAAAKVRVDYEVLPAVFDMEEALKPGAPVVNEYHGQNYYLYDSGECRKVRFGDVEAGFAQADHILEQTYQSSPIEHAPTETTGCVVAPEGNDRFTCYTNTQAMFFTLDNASIILQMPGSKLHFVGGTVGGGFGGKVDVIVEPIAILAAKLTGRPVSFIYSREEEMQISSPRAAEKVVIKDGVMKDGRIVARKVIGYTDAGAYSRHSPYGAQKGAAHYPGPYTIPNVWIDTYCVYTNRTPSSAMRGFGVTIGDFALEVQMDKLARLIGMDPFEFRFINAYRDGDMKAHRQPTEGAALIECMQETSRAANWPVAEKYMAMSSYRKGA
- a CDS encoding AraC family transcriptional regulator, with translation MTDAIRLYWGRFGHVSVLNVANDFVTHAHGEAHLIIWLEGTAGEMTIGRETVRLGPTTAAGINSFQPHSHALSHDGRPGLFLAFYIDPDWARRRRDLPSSAPLFAQAAITLEPWLHQAAANLLDHLSDNESIDDVANYEIERFIDSVLDAADASAPQAARARVNTMLDFRVRKAIQLMKANVCERISFDDVARSVGLSRPHFFALFKEQTNLTPNVYWNTLRMEEAVRQLQWSQEPLISVACNLGFTTQGNFSRFFRDHVGVPPTLYREAARAMS
- a CDS encoding FAD binding domain-containing protein → MSLALQTFPTVKDANTALQASGTRYLGGGTLVVRAANEGDVSVSDLVRVADPDLARIAVSGGKVKLGASVTMAAIARHPELAALAPAARAVGGPAIRNMATVGGNLFAPAPYGDFAVALLALDAAVVTADGEMPIETFLAGRDRSRAIVAAVEFSLPRAESFRFLKVSRVKPKGISVLSIAALLQRSADGTVASASIALGCMADRPMRAKAAENALLGCKLTPEEIAPALAAAGEGITPITDPIASAWYRAEVLPVHLGRLLLS